A window of Phycobacter azelaicus contains these coding sequences:
- a CDS encoding cold-shock protein has translation MANGTVKWFNATKGYGFIEPESGGKDVFVHISAVERSGLNGLNDNQKVSYELETGRDGKQSAGSLELL, from the coding sequence ATGGCCAACGGCACCGTAAAATGGTTCAACGCAACTAAAGGCTACGGCTTTATCGAGCCCGAGTCCGGCGGAAAAGATGTGTTCGTACACATCTCTGCGGTTGAACGCTCGGGCCTCAACGGTTTGAACGACAACCAGAAAGTTTCCTATGAACTGGAAACTGGTCGCGACGGCAAGCAGTCCGCAGGTTCGCTGGAACTGCTGTAA
- the murJ gene encoding murein biosynthesis integral membrane protein MurJ, with amino-acid sequence MKPVKLISGFMTVGFWTLASRVLGFARDIMIASFLGTGAVAEAFLVAFSLPNMFRRFFAEGAFNTAFVPLFSKKLQKGEDPLGFARDAFSGLATVLIVFTLFAQLVMPWLVLAMASGFRGDVRFDLAVDFGRITFAYILFISLAALLSGVLNASGRFAAAAAAPVLLNIILVSALLLGEKGAFGSGMEPSDPDLAGLSQGTILAWGTLLAGVAQMGLVWIAARRAGFTVLPRRPRLTPDLRRLAIIAAPAMLAGGVVQINLLVGRQVASFFDGAIAWLSYADRLYQLPLGVVGIAVGIVLLPDLSRRLAAADEAGSQNALSRAAEISLALTIPSAVALVVIPLPLVSVLFERGAFDFNDSQATAFAVAVYGLGLPAFVMQKVLQPLYFAREDTRTPFRFALVAMAVNAVAAILCAYLFGFIGAALGTTIAGWAMVLLLASGCKGMGQSARFDSRFHSRIGRIILAALAMGVLLWGLAWLMEPWLFRASVRYPALALLVLAGIVSYFSIGQVIGAFRLAEFKTALRRSPKQK; translated from the coding sequence ATGAAGCCCGTGAAACTGATTTCCGGCTTCATGACGGTCGGTTTCTGGACTCTTGCCAGCCGTGTCCTGGGATTTGCGCGTGACATCATGATCGCAAGCTTCCTGGGCACTGGCGCGGTGGCCGAGGCTTTTCTCGTGGCCTTCAGTCTGCCCAACATGTTCCGCCGGTTCTTTGCCGAAGGGGCCTTCAACACAGCCTTTGTGCCTCTGTTTTCGAAGAAGCTGCAAAAGGGGGAGGATCCGCTCGGCTTTGCCAGAGATGCCTTCTCTGGCCTTGCGACTGTTCTCATCGTCTTCACTCTGTTTGCCCAACTGGTCATGCCGTGGCTGGTTCTGGCGATGGCCAGCGGATTTCGCGGCGATGTGCGGTTTGATCTGGCAGTTGATTTCGGCCGCATCACCTTCGCCTATATCCTGTTCATCTCCCTGGCGGCCCTCCTATCCGGAGTACTCAACGCTTCAGGCCGGTTTGCAGCCGCGGCGGCTGCGCCCGTACTTTTGAACATCATCCTCGTCAGCGCGCTGCTGCTGGGGGAGAAGGGTGCGTTTGGCTCCGGGATGGAACCGTCCGATCCAGACCTTGCGGGCCTGTCGCAAGGTACCATCCTGGCCTGGGGGACACTGCTGGCCGGTGTTGCGCAGATGGGGCTGGTCTGGATCGCAGCTCGGCGCGCTGGTTTCACGGTGTTGCCGCGACGACCGCGGCTCACCCCGGACCTGCGGCGCCTTGCCATCATAGCTGCGCCCGCAATGTTGGCCGGCGGCGTTGTCCAGATCAACCTGCTCGTCGGACGCCAGGTTGCGAGTTTCTTTGATGGCGCGATTGCCTGGCTCAGCTATGCGGATCGGCTTTATCAGTTGCCGCTTGGCGTGGTTGGCATTGCCGTAGGGATCGTTCTGCTGCCGGATCTGTCGCGCCGATTGGCCGCGGCGGATGAGGCAGGCTCTCAGAACGCCCTAAGCCGTGCGGCGGAGATCTCCCTTGCCCTCACCATACCGTCGGCCGTCGCTCTGGTTGTGATCCCACTGCCACTGGTGTCGGTCCTGTTCGAACGCGGCGCCTTTGATTTCAATGACAGTCAGGCCACGGCCTTTGCCGTCGCGGTCTACGGGCTGGGCCTGCCCGCCTTTGTCATGCAGAAAGTGCTTCAACCGCTTTATTTTGCTCGTGAGGACACACGAACGCCATTTCGTTTTGCGCTGGTGGCCATGGCCGTAAATGCGGTGGCTGCCATCCTCTGTGCCTATCTTTTTGGTTTCATCGGCGCCGCACTCGGCACCACGATTGCCGGCTGGGCGATGGTGCTTCTGCTTGCCTCCGGCTGCAAAGGAATGGGGCAAAGCGCCCGTTTCGACAGCCGCTTTCATAGCCGCATCGGCCGGATCATCCTTGCCGCCCTCGCGATGGGTGTGCTCCTGTGGGGGCTGGCATGGCTGATGGAGCCTTGGTTGTTCCGCGCCAGTGTCCGCTATCCCGCGCTCGCCCTTCTCGTCCTGGCTGGCATCGTCAGCTATTTTTCAATTGGACAGGTCATCGGAGCATTCAGGTTAGCGGAGTTCAAAACTGCCCTTCGCCGCAGCCCGAAACAAAAGTGA
- the trpS gene encoding tryptophan--tRNA ligase yields the protein MSETTFTPRVFSGIQPSGNLHLGNYLGALKRFVDWQAKDVETIYCMVDLHAITVWQDPADLKKSTRELCAGFIAAGLDPEQSILINQSQVPEHAQLGWVFNCVARMGWMQRMTQFKDKAGKNAQNASLGLFGYPALMAADILVYHATHVPVGEDQKQHLELTRDIAAKFNHDYGVDFFPMTEPVIEGAATRVMSLRDGSKKMSKSDPSDASRINLTDDADAIAKKIRKAKTDPEALPSEEKGLEDRPEARNLVNIYAALNDQSVEQVLADVGGKQFSEFKPMLADLAVSKMAPISTEMARLMNEQDEIDRILTRGAERAREITAPILRKTYDIIGMVGPRSL from the coding sequence ATGAGCGAGACCACCTTCACGCCGCGTGTTTTTTCCGGCATCCAGCCTTCGGGCAACCTGCATCTCGGCAACTACCTTGGCGCGCTCAAGCGTTTTGTCGACTGGCAGGCCAAGGATGTGGAAACCATCTACTGCATGGTCGATCTGCACGCGATCACCGTCTGGCAGGATCCTGCGGATCTGAAGAAATCCACGCGTGAACTCTGCGCCGGTTTCATCGCGGCTGGCCTAGATCCCGAGCAGTCCATCCTGATCAACCAGAGCCAGGTGCCTGAGCATGCGCAGCTGGGTTGGGTGTTCAACTGCGTCGCCCGCATGGGCTGGATGCAGCGTATGACCCAGTTCAAGGACAAAGCAGGCAAGAATGCGCAGAACGCCTCACTGGGGCTGTTTGGCTATCCGGCGCTGATGGCGGCGGACATTCTGGTCTATCACGCGACCCACGTTCCGGTGGGCGAGGATCAGAAACAGCACCTTGAGTTGACCCGCGACATCGCCGCCAAGTTCAATCACGACTACGGCGTTGATTTCTTCCCAATGACCGAACCTGTGATCGAAGGGGCGGCGACCCGCGTCATGTCCCTGCGCGACGGCTCCAAGAAGATGTCGAAATCGGACCCATCGGATGCCAGCCGCATCAACCTGACCGATGACGCTGACGCCATCGCCAAGAAAATCCGCAAGGCCAAGACCGATCCCGAGGCTCTGCCGAGTGAAGAAAAGGGACTTGAGGACCGCCCCGAGGCCCGCAACCTGGTCAATATCTACGCCGCCCTCAACGATCAGAGCGTTGAGCAGGTGCTTGCCGATGTGGGCGGGAAGCAATTTTCCGAGTTCAAGCCGATGCTCGCGGATCTCGCGGTCTCCAAAATGGCACCGATCTCGACCGAAATGGCCCGCCTGATGAACGAGCAGGACGAGATCGACCGCATCCTGACCCGCGGCGCCGAGCGTGCGCGTGAAATCACCGCACCGATCCTGCGCAAGACTTATGACATTATTGGCATGGTCGGCCCGCGCTCCTTGTGA